The DNA region TTTCTGCCCGACCCAGAATTCAATGTCGGGTTTCCAGGCAAGTTTAGGACAGGCCAACGATTTTCTCTAGGCTTCGGCCTACTTCATTTTGGCGCGCACTCTGCTAGTCgctgtctggctagctaacactagctagcttgAATGTTAACGAAAACTTGAAATAAAgcatttttgaatatttttatttttgcgaAATACGCACCTGAATCGGCGGGGCTTTCCAATTCACGTTTTCAATTATGATATATTGCAGGTTTTATATTTTATACGCTAACGCATCACTCCAAACTCTGCAAAGTCAAGTATTGTTGTAGAATGTCCCCGTAGACAGTAAAGAAAGCGAGATATCCCAATCCCTAATATTTTCTGCTCACCCATCTTTGTCTCCACCACAACAAGCATAGAGTACTGTACATCAGTTTCTAAACCTGTCGCAACAAGTCAGAACTTTGTCGCACGTGCTCGACCGATTGTGTTTCCACTAGTTAAcacagtcaaaattggctatatcgtaaaaattcctTAAAGCAAAAATGAGCTTAATTTAATGAACATAATTTAAGGCAAGGCATAAGGTAAGTTAAGTTAAGTTATAAGATCAGCATTTAAGAAGCGAATTGTAGAAAGGCGGGTTTATGACTTTATGGCTGTGGTAGCAACGACGCCTCGATTGATAATGCGATGACACAACCAAAAAACAGCTACacgtatcttttttatttttataacctGTGATCCAGATTATTCTTTGATTAATTGATTgtcaattttaaaaaatatatatttaatcaagaGACAATTGCTTGTGAACAGAATAAATGTATACAGATTTCCCACACTTTGATTCTAAATGCTATTGAATCATCACAGTGAAAATACACATTTGTCCAATAATTTAGATGCAATTTGAGGGGAAAATGTTCCAATCGAACCCAAAACAATCAGTTTTATAGGGGATCTATTTACTGTGACAGTTTCCAGAAACAGTACATGTTCATACAGTACGACGCAAATGCTTTATTAAAGGTTTTGATAAGAATGAGGAACACGGTTGTGGTGTAATACATGTTGCATGATATCAAAACATACTTTTCTTCTACTATTAGGCAAGAGTTGGTCATTATCATCTGTAATAATATGTTCTTTGGTCACGGTAACATTAAAGAGTAATAAAAATAATCACATGGATTTAGTGATGAGTACAGAATTCAGTACAAAGCATTAAAAGAGTTATTACATGTGTAAAGGCATTTACATCATAAAGTACAACTTGTGGATGCCTATTACAGCTTAGAACCAGACAAAGGCAAAGGCACTTGGAAGAAAACCAGACTGAAAATGAGACACTAATCAGTAACTAAAACAGGTTAAATCCATCTCACAACAATAATTATAACAGGGCATTGTGTGTGTCAGGTATAGCATTGACTACTGTATATGTGGCAGAGTGGGGAACAGGAAAGAGTCAGCTCTAACTGAGCCAAAGGATAAACATGGGAGGTCCCACCCAGGAAGAGCAGGACAGCCAATGGGAGCCAGGCCTCGTGTCATGTGACGGCCATGTTCTGGCCCACCGCCTCAGGGGTGAGGAACTGCACTTTGGGCACGGTGAGGGCCGAGTTGTTCCTCCGCATGGTGCCGGAGCTCCCGCCGCCGTTCCTCATGGAGTTGTTCCGCCTCATTGAGTTCCTCTTCCTCAGTGAGTTCTGGTGGCTCAGCTCGCTCTTCTGCAGCGTCTGGATAGTATGGAGGCTTCTCGTCCAGCTCGCGGGCCGAACACCTCGGCGTTGCCACCTTGACCGTGTTCCCGAACTTGGAGTAGTCCACCGAGTACACCCCGTCCTCCTCGGTCACGATGGGACGAAGCGGTGACCCCACTGGATCTCCTCGGTGACGTAGAGGTCCGGGCCTGGGTGGTGATGCCCGTGGTCTCCACCACGCCCTCCAAGATCACAATCACCTCCAGGTCGCTGCACTGCAGCTCCATGGCCGACAGGTCGTACAGCGGACTATCCTTATTGATGTATGGCAGATAATGAGTGGCGCCAAGAGGAAGATGGAGTTACTCGCAGCGGCGCTCTCAGTCTGCACGTCGATCTGGTGATAGGGATGACCTCGCCTTCGGGGTGGTAGTCTTGCGTACCACCTGGAGGCGGACGGCAGCGCCAATGATCATGGACTTGCGGAGGTCGCCCACACGGGTCATGAAGCGAGGCGATTGTTGCGCACGGCGATGACGGCGTTGCGGCTGAAAATAGATATGACAAGAAAAGATAACTTTAAATCACATTTTCTTACAGATTTATCAGCCAGAGTGTACCCCCTGGATCAGATTTGAgggcttgctcaagggcacaacagcaggaGATGGGATGTGTACAAAACCCTCAAACTTTGACCATTCAAAATACGCTCTCTGAATCTGGGGCATAGAGACACAAACTTTACAACTCTTTTTCAGTATCTAGGATAATGATATGGATATCCAGGGCTGCATGATATGGATATACTAGGGCTGCATGATATTGATATActagggctgcatgatatggatatactagggctgcatgatatggaTATACCAGGGCTGTATGATATGGATATActagggctgcatgatatggatatactagggctgcatgatatggatatactagggctgcatgatatggaTATACTAGGGCTGTATGATATGGATATACCAGGTCTGTTTGATATGGATATACTAGGGCTGCATGATATGAGCAAATAATCTAACAATCTAATCTAGCATGCAACCTTATAGAGAATCGAACAGTGTGGAGGAGGAACTGCGCTGCGTGATTGACAAGGGGTGGGGCTAAGTGTGTGTYGGAAACAGCcacaagaggagagggagagactacaAACAAAGGCAACTATAAAAARGGACTWTACACACGGTTTAGTGGCATCTCATATATTGCATGAAATACGGATCTCTTGCGATATGGATATTGCGATTTTGATGTGAATTCAATTAATTGTGCAGCTCTACCATGCACCAGATTTTTCTAGTTGGGACTTCGGATTCGAAGCGGCAACCCTTCGGATGCTGGCCCACCTCTCTTTATCCTCTACCTCTCCAGGGTGAAGCTTtctctaggtacagatctaggatcagcttctgcTCCCCCaatcttaaccattagtggggtaaatgctaaactgacccaagatcagcgtctagggacACCTTCACCTACACTGTTGCTGGCCCACCTCTCCAACCTAATCTAACCTGTAGGCTACCGTCCTACCTGAAGATGAGCGTCTCGGCGCGGCGGTGTGACTGGGCTGTCTTCATGAAGATGCACCCCAGCATAATGGCGTTGATGATGAGGCCAGCGATGTTCTGGAAGATGAGGACGGCGATGGCCGTGGGGCACTGCTCTGTGATCATACGGTGGCCAAAGCCGATGGTCACCTGGACCTCGATGGAGAACAGGAAGGCTGaggtgaatgacctgcagagcagagagagagggtcaaaggtcaggggtcagaggaaATTAGAGTTAAAGAGGAGGGAGACGTTGGACGTAAATATTGGTCAAGGGTCAGATGTTTGTTGTAGACATCTTATCCTACATTTGTAATAGAGGTGTAGAGacctgatcctacatctgtaatagcGATGTAGAAacctgatcctacatctgtaatagcGATGTAGAAacctgatcctacatctgtaatagcGATGTAGAAacctgatcctacatctgtaatagcGATGTAGAAacctgatcctacatctgtaatagcGATGTAGAAacctgatcctacatctgtaatagcGATGTAGAGACCTGATCTTACATCTGTAATAGCGATGTAGAGACCtcctgatcctacatctgtggtgAGGGTAGAGacctgatcctacatctgtaatagcGGTGTAGAGACCTGATCCTACATCTTTGGTGAGGGTAGAGacctgatcctacatctgtaatagcGGTGTAGAGacctgatcctacatctgtaatagcGATGTAGAGacctgatcctacatctgtaatagcAGTTTAGAGACCTGATCCTACATCTGCGGTGAGGATAGAGACCTGATCTTACATCTGTGGTGAGGGTAAAGAGGTCACATGGGTCAGAGGAGCAGGAAGCTACTGGACAGGCAGTGTGGTTTCCtatggcttcctgtcctcatctGTGTCCCCTACAACCACTGATCTCAGAGGACTAAATAATGAGAGCAATATGTTGGagactttaaaggggcaatcagcagttgaaacaataacaaagcgtgcTACACTCCCCTGTTTGGGTAAAAYSWMYYGGYWGGGGCCWGAGAAatggaaccactctcaaattcatacacagagctatggatgcaaggactgaccatccatgYAATCAAAATGGTAGTTTTAACCGTGTCTCAGTgaccttgtggttagagtgtccacCRtgagattggaaggttgggagcTCGATACCAaatactgtaaaaatgggacctgatgcYTCTCTGCTTAGCACTCAGCATTAGGGAGATTGGGGGTAAGGRCTtgtgatagactagcgtcctgtacttgtacatcaagctgcctcatgcttCCTGSTCACACACGSCAATGCTCGTYCAAGGCTACTTACTTTACTTCCACGTTTTGAGGCWRtatagtgtttgtttacattgactttgtttacaaacataggaataaaacaagcttatattttgcgTTCAGCTGGGGRATGACAGTTGAACTATAAATTAtacttatattcttcaagaatcaattggtACATATTATTAATTTATGAATGTATCAACTGCAGATTGRCCCTTTAAAGGGARacttcaggattttggcaatgaagccctttatctacttccccagagtcagatgaactcctgGATACAATCTGTATGTCTTGCATGCAGTTTGATGGAAGTTGCTAACTATCATTAacacaattgctaactagcgtttgcgcaatgcctggaagtctatggtaactgctatcatgctagtagataccaatAGACTTTCCAGTCATTGCTGGTAACTACTAGTATGCTAATAGAtacatagacttccagtcattgcctaatgctagttagcatttacTCGTGAAACTACAGCACCTCCAACTTctttcatactggatgcagagacataaaaatggttcccaggagttcatctgactctggagaagaagataagggcttcattgccaaaatcccaaagtatctctTTAAGTTCCTTATAATTTGAAGGAAAATCCTTTTTTTAATGGCAAGGAGATCTATCATATAACTGTAACAGTGTTATCACAGAAAATAGCAAAGTTATTCTAAAACTGAGTATATTTAATTAATTTCACTAAAAGTCCCCCAATAAATCCATATAATTTATTCCCACCCTTAAAATACACAAGTTTACacacaaaatacagaaatatatacaaGTTAAATCTCCAAACATCAACAGTTCAAATATGTATAGAGCCTATACTATACTACTCACTTGACGTTGGTGCGCACTGCTCAATGCCAGACGTGCGGTTGGGTACAAGGTCTCCATGGGCAAAGGCCACGAGCCACCAGCACATGGCGAAGAGGAGCCAACTGCACAGAAAAGTCATGGTGAAGATGACCAGGGTGAACGCCCATTTCAGGTCCACCAGAGTGGTGAAGACGTCTTGCAAGAATCTTCCCTGTTCTCGGATGTTCTTGTGCGCCAAGTTGCAGGATCCGCTCTTGGCGATGAAGCGTGCTTTGTTCACCCGGTCCCTGAACACTGGTTTGCGGTGGATCCTCGAAGCAAGCCCGGTAGGGAGAACTCCTCCGGGATGATGCTTTTTCTCGCCAACATCCTTTTGCATTTGCAATAGAGGAAAAAACTCGGATGGTTTTAGTAAACCGAAGTGTTTTTTAGTCGTGCGTAATTCTCCTGTCAGCTTGCGTAAAACATGATTAAAAGTTGGATAAATTCGTATTATTTTGCAACGTTTTTCATCGATTTGATTTCAAAATTACTTCTATCACATAATGGTTGGTAGCTGTTCGAGGAGCTCCAGCGCCACTTCCAAAAAGTTTTACTGACGGGTGAGAGTTTCCAGGCAGTCACAGACCCAGGCAGTCACAGACCCAGGGCGCATCCCAAATACTCTTGACGTAGCTGCTCCACTCTATGGGCGGGATGCAGTGCACTGCTGGCTTTGTTCAACAAAGAGGAAACCCCAGTAATTACTTCTAAATTGTGTTTTATTGATTTAAAAGKAAAACAATATATGTGTACCCGTTAGAAACTATGTTTAGTTAATWAATCAATACCGGTATTTGAGGTAATGGTTAAACCATCCCATTACTGGGTCCAaattaaaataacattgatgttttatttttaaacaaggcAAGTGTGatagaaaaatgacttgttttccAACAGTAAGCTAATTATTGCtgtgttattacattattatagGGATTAATTATTAGGATAGGTCTGCTTCCCATTGATGACCAAGAGATGGCGCCATTTAGTAAGCgaggaggtgtgttgtgtgtgagactgagagcgcgcgcgtgtgtgtgtgtgtgtgtgtgtctaagcgtATTAAACTCAAAAAGCACTTTTAACTCAAAGCACATT from Salvelinus sp. IW2-2015 unplaced genomic scaffold, ASM291031v2 Un_scaffold4314, whole genome shotgun sequence includes:
- the LOC112077129 gene encoding LOW QUALITY PROTEIN: ATP-sensitive inward rectifier potassium channel 8-like (The sequence of the model RefSeq protein was modified relative to this genomic sequence to represent the inferred CDS: inserted 9 bases in 7 codons) gives rise to the protein MLARKSIIPEEFSLPXLASRIHRKPVFRDRVNKARFIAKSGSCNLAHKNIREQGRFLQDVFTTLVDLKWAFTLVIFTMTFLCSWLLFAMCWWLVAFAHGDLVPNRTSGIEQCAPTSSESFTSAFLFSIEVQVTIGFGHRMITEQCPTAIAVLIFQNIAGLIINAIMLGCIFMKTAQSHRRAETLIFSRNAVIAVRNNRLXFMTRVGDLRKSMIIGAAVRLQVVRKTTTPKARSXPYHQIDVQTESAAASNSIFLLAPLIICHXINKDSPLYDLSAMELQCSDLEVIVILEGVVETTGITTQARTXYVTEEIQWGHRFXPIVTEEDGVYSVDYSKFGNTVKVATPRCSARELDEKPPXTIQTLQKSELSHQNSLRKRNSMRRNNSMRNGGGSSGTMRRNNSALTVPKVQFLTPEAVGQNMAVT